In one window of Nocardiopsis aegyptia DNA:
- a CDS encoding L,D-transpeptidase, with protein sequence MTHPTTVRRFGVALAALTLATTACTSSGGEAETQSNSAAPEDTAPAELVITPDDGSEQLEPNSPIQVTAEHGVITDVQVDQVVPTEAGVEGGEAAEDPLEMTGRLSEDETEWTSDWALTPGAEVVVTATAANAAGEETELVHEFTTLPATPGMKLELASNFPTSGDTVGVGMPVVINFDLPVTNKEQVENSMEVTAEQDIDGAWNWVSDQMAVFRTEEYWEPYQNVTVDLHLAGVEASEGVYGARNYQIDFEVGRELIATQHVPDHEMDITIDGEHERTIEVSNGMGTTRAYTTTTGTHVFMERYRHLTMDSATLGVPADSPGGYRVDVQYAIRTSNSGEFIHEADYNPNIGSANTSHGCTNMRSEDARWMFENILMGDILDTTGTDRQIEWNNGWGYWEKSWDEWLEGSVTGEPQTTDGSGTPGSVFGETE encoded by the coding sequence ATGACCCACCCGACGACGGTGCGCCGGTTCGGCGTCGCGCTGGCCGCGCTCACCCTCGCCACCACCGCCTGCACCTCTTCCGGGGGTGAGGCGGAGACGCAGAGCAACAGCGCCGCGCCCGAGGACACCGCGCCCGCCGAGCTGGTCATCACCCCGGATGACGGCTCCGAGCAGCTCGAACCGAACTCCCCCATCCAGGTCACCGCGGAGCACGGTGTCATCACCGACGTCCAGGTCGACCAGGTGGTCCCCACCGAGGCCGGGGTCGAGGGCGGCGAGGCCGCCGAGGACCCCCTCGAAATGACCGGTCGGCTCAGCGAGGACGAGACCGAGTGGACCAGCGACTGGGCCCTGACCCCGGGCGCCGAGGTCGTGGTCACCGCCACCGCCGCCAACGCGGCCGGCGAGGAGACCGAGCTGGTCCACGAGTTCACCACCCTGCCCGCCACCCCCGGGATGAAGCTCGAACTCGCGTCGAACTTCCCCACCTCCGGGGACACGGTCGGCGTCGGCATGCCGGTGGTCATCAACTTCGACCTCCCGGTGACCAACAAGGAGCAGGTCGAGAACTCCATGGAGGTCACGGCCGAGCAGGACATCGACGGGGCCTGGAACTGGGTCTCCGACCAGATGGCCGTGTTCCGCACCGAGGAGTACTGGGAGCCGTACCAGAACGTCACGGTCGACCTCCACCTCGCCGGTGTCGAGGCGTCCGAGGGTGTCTACGGCGCGCGCAACTACCAGATCGACTTCGAGGTCGGCCGCGAGCTGATCGCGACCCAGCACGTGCCCGACCACGAGATGGACATCACCATCGACGGGGAGCACGAGCGCACGATCGAGGTGAGCAACGGCATGGGGACCACCCGGGCCTACACCACCACGACCGGCACCCACGTGTTCATGGAGCGCTACCGGCACCTGACGATGGACTCGGCGACGCTCGGCGTCCCCGCCGACTCCCCGGGCGGCTACCGGGTGGACGTGCAGTACGCGATCCGCACCTCCAACAGCGGCGAGTTCATCCACGAGGCCGACTACAACCCCAACATCGGCTCCGCCAACACCTCCCACGGCTGCACCAACATGCGGTCGGAGGACGCCCGGTGGATGTTCGAGAACATCCTGATGGGCGACATCCTCGACACGACCGGCACCGACCGGCAGATCGAGTGGAACAACGGTTGGGGCTACTGGGAGAAGTCGTGGGACGAGTGGCTGGAGGGCAGCGTCACCGGTGAGCCGCAGACCACCGATGGCTCCGGCACCCCCGGCTCCGTCTTCGGCGAGACCGAGTAG
- a CDS encoding SDR family oxidoreductase translates to MSEQTKIALVTGANRGIGFQTARLLGLEGMTVLAGARDAQRGAEAARALTEEGVDARVLAIDITDATSVKAAVQRVEEEFGRLDVLVNNAGIWGVTGLSGTDLFREVLEVNVVSVMRVLDAFLPLLRRSEAARVVNVSSELGSITSLTDPADPFGGVDPGIAYPASKSALNMVTALYAKALAGTPAKVNAANPGYCATDMNGHSGPRSAEQGARVSLHLATLPEDGPSGVLWGHLALAEDPDSHGVLAW, encoded by the coding sequence ATGAGCGAACAGACGAAGATCGCCCTTGTCACGGGGGCGAACAGGGGAATCGGATTCCAGACCGCGCGACTGCTGGGCCTGGAGGGCATGACGGTGCTGGCGGGCGCACGGGACGCCCAGCGCGGGGCGGAGGCCGCACGGGCGCTGACGGAGGAGGGTGTCGACGCCCGTGTGCTGGCGATCGACATCACCGACGCCACGAGCGTCAAGGCGGCGGTCCAACGAGTGGAGGAGGAGTTCGGGCGTCTCGACGTCCTGGTCAACAACGCCGGGATCTGGGGAGTGACCGGCCTTTCGGGCACCGACCTCTTCCGCGAGGTGCTGGAGGTGAACGTGGTGTCGGTGATGCGGGTGCTCGATGCCTTCCTCCCGCTGTTGCGCCGCTCCGAGGCGGCCCGCGTGGTGAACGTGTCGAGCGAACTCGGCTCGATCACGTCGCTGACCGACCCCGCGGATCCGTTCGGGGGGGTGGATCCGGGCATCGCCTACCCCGCGTCGAAGTCCGCGCTGAACATGGTGACCGCGCTGTACGCGAAAGCGCTCGCCGGTACGCCGGCCAAGGTCAACGCGGCCAACCCGGGGTACTGCGCCACGGACATGAACGGCCACTCCGGCCCCCGGTCGGCCGAACAGGGCGCTCGGGTGAGCCTGCACCTGGCCACGCTGCCGGAGGACGGCCCGTCCGGTGTGCTGTGGGGCCACCTCGCCCTGGCGGAGGACCCGGACTCGCACGGGGTCCTGGCCTGGTAG
- a CDS encoding helix-turn-helix transcriptional regulator, whose translation MDRTELAAFLRDRRARIGPAEAGLPETARRRTPGLRRQEVAQLAGMSVEYYIRLEQARGPNPSRQVLSALARALMLSADERAYMFRVAGTEPPAVRSPDRKITDGVRHLLANLTTTPAYVLDAKYDVLAWNRLAPHFIGDMSALPEDGRNIIEWLFSLPEDDPQWADASTDHFSRYSVADLRAAYARYPGDRDIARMVTTLLGSSPRFAHLWASMDVHERRGFAKRIHHPSLGPLEFACQVLLVPDTDQRVMMYCPEPGSPTEEAMRHLYTQSADPARGRPVDGPQPGFRAPCGPGDFVHAQRLRTVSEAL comes from the coding sequence GTGGACCGCACAGAACTCGCGGCGTTCCTGCGCGACCGCCGGGCGCGCATCGGCCCCGCCGAGGCGGGGCTCCCAGAGACCGCGCGACGCCGGACCCCCGGTCTGCGCCGCCAGGAGGTCGCCCAGCTCGCCGGGATGTCCGTGGAGTACTACATACGCCTGGAGCAGGCCCGCGGCCCCAACCCGTCCCGCCAGGTGCTCTCCGCGCTCGCGCGCGCCCTCATGCTCAGCGCCGACGAGCGCGCCTACATGTTCCGGGTGGCCGGGACGGAGCCGCCCGCCGTCCGCTCCCCCGACCGGAAGATCACCGACGGGGTGCGCCACCTGCTGGCCAACCTCACCACCACGCCCGCCTACGTCCTGGACGCCAAGTACGACGTGCTCGCCTGGAACCGCCTCGCGCCGCACTTCATCGGCGACATGTCGGCCCTGCCGGAGGACGGACGCAACATCATCGAGTGGTTGTTCTCGCTGCCCGAGGACGATCCCCAGTGGGCGGACGCCAGCACCGACCACTTCAGCCGCTACTCCGTGGCCGACCTGCGCGCGGCCTACGCCCGCTACCCGGGCGACCGGGACATCGCCCGCATGGTGACCACCCTGCTGGGCTCCTCCCCCCGGTTCGCGCACCTGTGGGCCTCGATGGACGTCCACGAGCGCCGGGGTTTCGCGAAGCGGATCCACCACCCGAGCCTGGGCCCCCTGGAGTTCGCCTGCCAGGTGCTGCTGGTGCCCGACACCGACCAGCGCGTGATGATGTACTGCCCCGAGCCGGGATCACCGACCGAGGAGGCCATGCGCCACCTGTACACCCAGTCGGCCGATCCGGCCCGGGGCCGGCCGGTCGACGGCCCGCAGCCGGGGTTCCGTGCTCCGTGCGGACCGGGCGACTTCGTGCACGCACAACGGCTCCGGACGGTCTCCGAGGCGCTCTGA
- the dacB gene encoding D-alanyl-D-alanine carboxypeptidase/D-alanyl-D-alanine endopeptidase, translating to MTATPRPTPVTRRRRGERRRGWAWLSATALVTVPLLPVSTLAAEPVLADTVESADDAARIDELRADIDALLEDPTLEGAVSGVVVTDPDTGERLYSRDADTQLLPASNLKLFSTVAALEVLGTDHTFSTDVVVEEGPNRWGSVSDLYIVGTGDPMLSVDDLDALAADVAASGVRWVKGDVVADDTWFDDQRQVDDWDPTDEPYAYAAQISALTLAHGDRYDTGVTEVEVTAGAEGEPVEVDLGLAEGYMELDNQAVTGAADSTSTLSITRPLGTNTIEVTGSLPEGASPMTRVRTVDEPAAFTAHVFEEALERHGVVVKGNVEQGALPDGEDNDVLAEHESPTLVETMPTLLKFSNNMHAEMLVKGIGQEVAGEGSWEAGLAGTQEALTGLGVDMSDMRMHDGSGLSRGNLATAASVVDLYTQVRDEPWFEAWHDSLPVAGDPDPFVGGTLSGRMGGTAAEGVVSAKTGTLSGVSALSGYVHGADGDDLVFSVINNGHAGSAPWGVQDALATRLAEYAGHTAPVRPLARGEAEVSTTAPAGSGDLECTWVEAC from the coding sequence ATGACTGCCACTCCCCGACCGACCCCCGTGACCCGGAGGAGACGTGGTGAGAGGAGGCGAGGTTGGGCATGGCTCTCCGCCACGGCCCTCGTCACCGTCCCGCTGCTCCCTGTCTCGACTCTGGCAGCCGAACCCGTCCTCGCCGACACCGTCGAGAGCGCTGACGACGCCGCTCGGATCGACGAGCTCCGCGCCGACATCGACGCGCTGCTGGAGGACCCCACGCTCGAAGGCGCCGTGTCCGGTGTGGTCGTCACCGACCCCGACACCGGCGAACGCCTCTACTCGCGCGACGCGGACACCCAGTTGCTGCCCGCCTCCAACCTGAAGCTGTTCAGCACCGTGGCCGCACTGGAGGTCCTGGGCACCGACCACACGTTCTCCACCGACGTGGTGGTGGAGGAGGGCCCCAACCGCTGGGGCTCGGTGAGCGACCTCTACATCGTCGGCACCGGCGACCCCATGCTCTCGGTGGACGACCTGGACGCGCTGGCCGCCGACGTGGCCGCCTCCGGGGTCCGCTGGGTCAAGGGCGACGTAGTCGCCGACGACACCTGGTTCGACGACCAGCGCCAGGTGGACGACTGGGACCCGACGGACGAGCCGTACGCGTACGCGGCGCAGATCTCGGCGCTGACGCTCGCGCACGGGGACCGCTACGACACCGGTGTGACCGAGGTCGAGGTGACGGCGGGCGCCGAGGGCGAGCCGGTCGAGGTGGACCTGGGTCTGGCCGAGGGGTACATGGAGCTGGACAACCAGGCCGTGACCGGCGCCGCCGACAGTACGAGCACGCTGTCGATCACGCGTCCCCTGGGCACCAACACCATCGAGGTCACCGGTTCGCTCCCCGAGGGCGCGAGCCCGATGACCAGGGTCCGCACCGTCGACGAGCCCGCCGCGTTCACCGCCCACGTGTTCGAGGAGGCGCTGGAGCGGCACGGCGTCGTGGTCAAGGGTAACGTCGAGCAGGGCGCGCTGCCCGACGGCGAGGACAACGACGTGCTCGCCGAGCACGAGTCCCCGACCCTGGTCGAGACGATGCCCACGCTGCTGAAGTTCAGCAACAACATGCACGCGGAGATGCTGGTCAAGGGCATCGGCCAGGAGGTCGCGGGAGAGGGCTCGTGGGAGGCCGGCCTGGCCGGGACCCAGGAGGCCCTGACCGGCCTGGGCGTGGACATGAGTGACATGCGCATGCACGACGGCTCCGGCCTGTCGCGCGGCAACCTCGCCACCGCGGCGAGCGTGGTCGACCTCTACACCCAGGTGCGCGACGAGCCGTGGTTCGAGGCGTGGCACGACTCGCTGCCGGTGGCCGGCGACCCCGACCCGTTCGTCGGGGGCACGCTGTCCGGCCGCATGGGCGGCACGGCGGCCGAGGGCGTGGTGAGCGCGAAGACCGGGACGCTGTCGGGCGTGAGCGCCCTGTCCGGGTACGTGCACGGTGCCGACGGTGACGACCTGGTGTTCAGCGTCATCAACAACGGGCACGCGGGTTCGGCGCCGTGGGGCGTGCAGGACGCGCTGGCGACGCGGCTGGCCGAGTACGCGGGCCACACGGCCCCGGTGCGTCCGCTCGCGCGCGGCGAAGCTGAGGTCTCCACCACCGCCCCGGCCGGAAGCGGTGACCTGGAGTGCACGTGGGTCGAGGCCTGCTGA
- a CDS encoding ABC transporter ATP-binding protein: MNTTDHTSDENDERAVTVAHDDVVLEVRDLSVTFPSDDGPLHAVRDVSYVLRRGEALGIVGESGSGKSVTSMAIMGLLPANAKVTGSASVLGEEIVGLTDAQISKVRGNRIAMIFQDPLTSLNPVYTVGYQIAEAVLAHRKVTKQAAMARALELLEIVGIPSPQQRLKQYPHELSGGMRQRVVIAIAMANEPDVIIADEPTTALDVTVQAQVLEALDRARQETGAALVLITHDLGVVAGQVERVGVMYGGRMVEMGPVEEVFYRPRMPYALGLLGSLPRMDEDRSDRLTPIMGTPPALLAMPQGCAFSPRCPMAKEICHEEEPLLLATDEPGGRVRVPASDTAAHTAACHFSEELGESAPEDLFRSSGPHATEADESSAAAGGERGGGEAIVSVTDLVKNFPIHSKGLLKRRIGEVQAVSGISLELRERETLALVGESGCGKSTTARLILQLIKQSSGEVHYMGKPLHTLSARQMRPLRRDLQLVFQDPFASLDPRMTVADIIAEPMRIHGERGPDARKRVKDLLSLVGLNAEHSSRYPHEFSGGQRQRIGVARALALNPKVLILDEPVSALDVSIQAGVINLLEDLQTELGLSYLFVSHDLSVVRHIADRVAVMYLGKIVETGTTAELFRAPAHPYTQALISAIPLPDPVKERTRERIIVTGDVPSPSDPPSGCRFRTRCPKFAGQLSESERVRCVEEPPELLDRGTGHQDACHYSQAVELI, encoded by the coding sequence ATGAACACGACCGATCACACGAGCGACGAGAACGACGAGAGAGCGGTCACCGTGGCACACGACGACGTGGTGCTGGAGGTCCGGGACCTCAGTGTCACCTTCCCCTCCGACGACGGGCCGCTGCACGCCGTGCGCGACGTCTCCTACGTCCTGCGCAGGGGTGAGGCCCTCGGCATCGTCGGGGAGTCGGGTTCCGGCAAGTCCGTCACCTCCATGGCGATCATGGGGCTGCTGCCCGCGAACGCGAAGGTGACGGGCTCGGCCAGTGTCCTGGGCGAGGAGATCGTCGGTCTCACCGACGCCCAGATCAGCAAGGTGCGCGGCAACCGGATCGCGATGATCTTCCAGGACCCGCTCACCTCGCTCAACCCGGTGTACACGGTGGGCTACCAGATCGCCGAAGCGGTTCTCGCCCACCGCAAGGTGACCAAGCAGGCCGCGATGGCCAGGGCCCTGGAACTGCTGGAGATCGTCGGTATCCCCAGCCCGCAGCAGCGACTGAAGCAGTATCCGCACGAGCTCTCGGGCGGCATGCGCCAGCGCGTGGTGATCGCCATCGCGATGGCCAACGAGCCGGACGTCATCATCGCCGACGAGCCGACGACCGCGCTCGACGTCACCGTGCAGGCCCAGGTCCTGGAGGCACTGGACCGGGCACGCCAGGAGACCGGGGCGGCCCTGGTCCTGATCACCCACGACCTGGGAGTCGTGGCCGGGCAGGTCGAACGCGTCGGTGTGATGTACGGCGGCCGCATGGTGGAGATGGGGCCGGTGGAGGAGGTGTTCTACCGGCCGCGGATGCCCTACGCCCTGGGCCTGCTCGGCTCGCTGCCCCGGATGGACGAGGACCGCAGCGATCGGCTCACGCCCATCATGGGCACCCCGCCGGCCCTGCTGGCGATGCCCCAGGGCTGTGCCTTCTCCCCACGCTGCCCCATGGCCAAGGAGATCTGCCATGAGGAGGAGCCCCTGCTGCTGGCCACCGACGAGCCAGGGGGACGCGTCCGGGTTCCGGCGAGCGACACCGCCGCGCACACCGCGGCGTGCCACTTCAGCGAAGAACTGGGGGAGTCCGCTCCGGAGGACCTGTTCCGGTCCTCCGGACCGCACGCGACGGAGGCGGACGAGTCGTCGGCGGCCGCCGGCGGGGAACGGGGCGGGGGCGAGGCCATCGTCTCCGTCACCGACCTGGTGAAGAACTTCCCGATCCACTCGAAGGGCCTGCTCAAGCGGCGGATCGGTGAGGTGCAGGCGGTTTCGGGGATCTCCCTGGAACTGCGGGAGCGGGAGACCCTGGCCCTGGTGGGCGAGTCCGGCTGCGGCAAGTCCACGACGGCGCGGCTGATCCTGCAGCTGATCAAGCAGAGCTCCGGCGAAGTGCACTACATGGGCAAGCCGCTGCACACGCTGTCCGCGCGTCAGATGCGCCCGTTGCGCCGTGATCTCCAACTCGTCTTCCAGGACCCGTTCGCCTCGCTGGACCCGAGGATGACGGTGGCCGACATCATCGCCGAGCCGATGCGCATCCACGGTGAACGGGGGCCGGACGCGCGCAAGCGGGTGAAGGACCTGCTGTCCCTGGTGGGCCTGAACGCCGAACACAGCTCGCGCTATCCGCACGAGTTCTCGGGCGGCCAGCGGCAGAGGATCGGCGTCGCGCGCGCCCTGGCTCTCAACCCCAAGGTGCTGATCCTGGACGAGCCGGTCTCGGCCCTGGACGTGTCCATCCAGGCGGGTGTGATCAACCTGCTGGAGGACCTCCAGACGGAGCTGGGGCTGTCGTACCTGTTCGTCTCGCACGACCTGTCCGTGGTCCGGCACATCGCCGACCGGGTTGCGGTGATGTACCTCGGCAAGATCGTGGAGACGGGGACGACGGCGGAGTTGTTCCGCGCGCCCGCGCACCCGTACACGCAGGCGCTGATCTCGGCGATTCCGCTTCCGGACCCGGTGAAGGAGCGGACGAGGGAGCGCATCATCGTGACCGGTGACGTTCCCAGCCCGTCCGACCCGCCGTCGGGGTGCCGGTTCCGGACCCGGTGCCCGAAGTTCGCGGGGCAGCTGAGCGAGTCGGAGCGCGTGCGGTGTGTGGAGGAGCCGCCGGAGCTGCTGGACCGGGGGACCGGGCACCAGGACGCCTGCCACTACTCGCAGGCGGTCGAGCTGATCTGA
- a CDS encoding ABC1 kinase family protein — MSALTAQLVSFAVFIVFLVGLGLLASRMMGVPFNLPRLAVAGLVGMGAGGAVGILLAFDSFQTAATSTTAEHSEPEVLVLLFGSMAAAALLVFVAFELAVPQGTRLRPVTAARAVLNLFGRVGRYRRIVWILARHGLWGYVTGRRDGGEDASTQRRLARSLSRSMEEAGVVFVKLGQVLATRRDLLSPVFVEELGRLHSEASPVPVEQVRDTLERELGQPVEEVFTDFAAEPLAAASIAQAHLATLKDGGEVVVKVQRPGISSVVRRDLDIIRRLARKFEQTTDWGPAIGVVELAEGFAEALLEELDFEVEAANIAAVAEATADSAVRIPQVHEAYTTRRVLVMERLHGTPLGSADLSGVDGAAVARTLLDCLLEQVMMSGIFHADPHPGNIMLLEDGVGLLDYGSVGRLDGQMRESLRMMLLAIDRTDAVLLTDTLLDVVDDTTEVDEERLRRALGQFMARYMHSSAAPSMRMFTELMLIVTRFGLSLPAELAAVFRALATLEGTLVHLSPGFDTVSEARRFAEERMAGQLDADHLRDAALAEFAAMLPALRRMPRKLDRISDQLHKGRFTVRIRTFAHPDDRRLVHGVVQRAVLTVLAVATGLMSVGLFNVIGGSDAEWFSLSAPSRILTLAAWLLLASSGLMILRLLVGVAKEGKRRRIGRP, encoded by the coding sequence GTGAGTGCCCTGACGGCACAGCTCGTCTCGTTCGCCGTCTTCATCGTCTTCCTCGTCGGTCTCGGCCTGCTGGCCAGCCGGATGATGGGCGTGCCGTTCAACCTGCCCCGGCTCGCGGTGGCCGGTCTGGTGGGCATGGGAGCGGGCGGAGCCGTCGGGATCCTGCTCGCCTTCGACAGCTTCCAGACCGCCGCCACCTCCACCACAGCGGAACACTCGGAGCCAGAGGTCCTCGTCCTGCTGTTCGGCTCGATGGCGGCCGCGGCCCTGCTCGTGTTCGTCGCGTTCGAACTCGCCGTACCCCAGGGCACGCGGCTGCGGCCGGTGACGGCCGCGCGCGCCGTGCTCAACCTGTTCGGGCGGGTGGGGCGGTACCGGCGGATCGTGTGGATCCTCGCCCGGCACGGCCTCTGGGGCTACGTCACCGGGCGCCGCGACGGCGGGGAGGACGCCTCCACCCAGCGTCGGCTCGCCCGCTCTCTCTCCCGTTCCATGGAGGAGGCGGGGGTGGTCTTCGTCAAGCTCGGCCAGGTCCTGGCCACCCGTCGCGACCTGCTGTCCCCGGTGTTCGTCGAGGAACTGGGCCGACTGCACAGCGAGGCCAGTCCCGTGCCCGTCGAGCAGGTGCGCGACACACTCGAACGCGAGCTGGGCCAGCCGGTCGAGGAGGTCTTCACCGACTTCGCCGCCGAACCGCTGGCCGCCGCGTCCATCGCCCAGGCCCACCTGGCCACCCTCAAGGACGGGGGAGAGGTGGTCGTCAAGGTCCAGCGGCCGGGGATCTCGTCGGTCGTACGGCGCGACCTCGACATCATCCGGCGGCTGGCGCGCAAGTTCGAGCAGACCACCGACTGGGGGCCCGCCATCGGTGTGGTGGAGCTCGCCGAGGGGTTCGCGGAGGCGCTGCTGGAGGAGCTGGACTTCGAGGTGGAGGCGGCCAACATCGCCGCGGTCGCCGAGGCCACCGCGGACTCCGCCGTCCGCATCCCCCAGGTGCACGAGGCGTACACCACGCGCCGGGTCCTGGTCATGGAGCGGCTGCACGGCACTCCGCTCGGCAGCGCGGACCTGAGCGGTGTCGACGGGGCGGCCGTCGCCCGCACCCTGCTCGACTGCCTGCTGGAGCAGGTGATGATGAGCGGCATCTTCCACGCCGACCCCCACCCGGGCAACATCATGCTGCTGGAGGACGGCGTGGGCCTGCTCGACTACGGGTCGGTGGGCCGCCTGGACGGGCAGATGCGCGAGTCCCTGCGCATGATGCTGCTGGCCATCGACCGCACCGACGCGGTCCTGCTCACGGACACGCTGCTGGACGTGGTGGACGACACCACCGAGGTGGACGAGGAGCGGCTGCGCCGTGCACTGGGGCAGTTCATGGCGCGGTACATGCACAGTTCCGCCGCGCCCAGCATGCGGATGTTCACCGAGCTGATGCTCATCGTCACCCGGTTCGGGCTGTCGCTCCCGGCCGAACTGGCCGCGGTGTTCCGCGCCCTGGCCACCCTGGAGGGCACGCTCGTGCACCTCTCCCCGGGGTTCGACACCGTCAGCGAGGCGCGCCGGTTCGCCGAGGAGCGCATGGCGGGGCAGCTGGACGCCGACCACCTGCGCGACGCGGCCCTGGCGGAGTTCGCGGCCATGCTGCCCGCGCTGCGCCGGATGCCGCGCAAGCTGGACCGGATCTCCGACCAGTTGCACAAGGGCCGGTTCACGGTGCGGATCCGCACGTTCGCGCACCCGGACGACCGCAGACTCGTGCACGGGGTGGTGCAGCGCGCCGTACTCACCGTCCTGGCGGTGGCCACCGGCCTGATGTCCGTGGGCCTGTTCAACGTCATCGGCGGCTCCGACGCGGAGTGGTTCTCGTTGTCGGCGCCGTCCCGGATCCTCACCCTGGCGGCCTGGTTGCTGTTGGCGTCCTCGGGGCTGATGATCCTGCGGTTGCTGGTCGGCGTGGCCAAGGAAGGCAAGCGCAGACGCATCGGCCGGCCCTGA
- a CDS encoding helix-turn-helix transcriptional regulator, which translates to MDPLPVDKDARGIIDPATGLTRFRLDRSAPSEAVARFVDRYWVASWDLPEDEPFTQQVLAHPVVNVVFVGGEATVHGPTTRVTARRLAGSGWALGVMFRPAGFRPFLGRPMNTIVDAVLPLGEVFDGAEFHREDPTRLIADVDRFLAGRVPADRHPAEDTTAVVERIAADPTVVGVAPLARREGMGVRLLQRRFADHVGLGPKTVIRRYRLYEAAERARRGGATDWSVVAAELGFSDQSHLTREFTSIIGMPPAAYAARSGAGVASRPTTTA; encoded by the coding sequence GTGGATCCTCTTCCCGTGGACAAGGACGCACGCGGCATCATCGACCCGGCCACCGGGCTGACCCGGTTCCGGCTGGACCGGTCCGCGCCCTCGGAAGCCGTCGCCCGGTTCGTGGACCGCTACTGGGTGGCCTCCTGGGACCTGCCCGAGGACGAACCCTTCACCCAGCAGGTGTTGGCCCACCCCGTCGTGAACGTCGTGTTCGTCGGCGGCGAGGCGACCGTGCACGGACCGACGACGCGGGTCACCGCGCGACGTCTGGCGGGTTCCGGGTGGGCGCTCGGGGTGATGTTCCGGCCCGCCGGGTTCAGGCCCTTCCTCGGCCGCCCGATGAACACGATCGTGGACGCCGTGCTGCCACTGGGCGAGGTGTTCGACGGGGCGGAGTTCCACCGGGAGGACCCGACACGACTGATCGCCGACGTGGACCGCTTCCTGGCCGGGCGCGTGCCCGCCGACCGCCATCCCGCCGAGGACACCACGGCCGTCGTGGAACGCATCGCAGCCGACCCGACCGTGGTGGGTGTGGCGCCGCTGGCCCGGCGCGAGGGCATGGGCGTGCGGTTGCTCCAGCGCCGCTTCGCCGACCACGTCGGTCTGGGCCCCAAGACGGTGATCCGCCGCTACCGGCTCTACGAGGCGGCCGAACGTGCCCGCAGGGGCGGGGCGACGGACTGGAGCGTCGTGGCGGCCGAACTCGGGTTCAGCGACCAGTCACACCTCACCCGGGAGTTCACCTCGATCATCGGGATGCCGCCCGCCGCCTACGCGGCGCGCAGTGGCGCCGGGGTCGCCTCCCGGCCGACCACGACCGCCTGA
- a CDS encoding TIGR03086 family metal-binding protein translates to MSDIATRYARLSDAFAATVAAVPEDRWSADSPCEGWSARDVVAHVVDTQGMFLRLVGRDLGDIPSAADDPAAAWDAARGVVQADLDDPDRAGTEFDGFFGRTTFAEAVDRFLNFDLIIHRWDLARATGQDDRIDPADMRWALEATTVFGPHLRREGVCGPELTPPDGADEQTRFLAFLGRRAW, encoded by the coding sequence ATGAGCGACATTGCCACCCGATACGCCCGTCTGTCCGACGCCTTCGCCGCCACCGTGGCGGCCGTCCCCGAGGACCGCTGGTCGGCCGACTCCCCCTGTGAGGGGTGGTCGGCACGCGACGTGGTCGCCCACGTGGTCGACACACAGGGCATGTTCCTCCGGTTGGTCGGCCGCGACCTCGGCGACATCCCGTCGGCCGCCGACGACCCGGCGGCCGCCTGGGACGCGGCCCGCGGCGTGGTCCAGGCCGACCTGGACGACCCCGATCGCGCCGGCACCGAGTTCGACGGCTTCTTCGGCCGGACGACGTTCGCCGAGGCCGTCGACCGCTTCCTCAACTTCGACCTCATCATTCACCGTTGGGACCTGGCACGCGCCACCGGCCAGGACGACCGGATCGATCCCGCGGACATGCGCTGGGCACTGGAGGCGACCACGGTGTTCGGCCCGCACCTGCGCCGAGAGGGCGTGTGCGGCCCCGAACTCACCCCTCCGGACGGAGCCGACGAGCAGACCAGGTTCCTCGCCTTCCTCGGCCGCCGCGCCTGGTAG